In Rhodobacter sp. 24-YEA-8, the following are encoded in one genomic region:
- a CDS encoding flagellar motor switch protein FliG, with product MSHGVQLARITPTQRPVAGGHHSAQGNGLRRMLSAREKAAVVVRYMLAQGAELPIAQLPDHLQTALAEQMGQMRLVDRETLDQVIAEFMAELDSVGLAFPGGLEGALNAMDGHISQSTASRLRRKVGVGARGDPWERLGALSPERLVPVLENEAIEVAAVILSKMPVQKAAEFLGKLPGERARRIAFAVSQTANTDPDTVRRIGIAILGQIDAQPQKAFDRGPVERVGAILNVSPAQVREDVLKGLEDADAGFAEEVRRAIFTFAHFPVRVTGRDIPKVVRLVDQATLVTAIAYSKGKPPLEAAGEFILACISQRMAQNIRDEVEQAPKIKDKDGETAMGAIVAAARSLEAQGELIMMLPEEEE from the coding sequence ATGTCCCATGGGGTTCAGCTGGCACGGATAACTCCGACCCAGCGTCCGGTTGCGGGTGGTCACCACAGCGCGCAGGGAAACGGGTTGCGCCGGATGCTCAGCGCGCGCGAAAAGGCAGCGGTGGTGGTGCGCTATATGCTGGCACAAGGGGCCGAACTGCCGATTGCGCAGCTGCCGGACCATCTTCAGACCGCGTTGGCCGAACAAATGGGCCAGATGCGGCTGGTCGACCGCGAAACGCTGGACCAGGTCATCGCGGAATTCATGGCCGAACTGGATTCGGTCGGCCTCGCCTTTCCCGGCGGGCTGGAAGGTGCGCTGAACGCGATGGATGGCCATATTTCGCAATCCACCGCGAGCCGGCTGCGCCGCAAGGTGGGCGTGGGCGCGCGCGGTGATCCCTGGGAACGGCTGGGTGCGCTGTCTCCCGAACGGCTGGTTCCGGTGCTCGAAAATGAAGCGATCGAGGTCGCCGCCGTGATCCTGTCGAAAATGCCGGTGCAAAAGGCGGCAGAGTTTCTGGGCAAACTCCCGGGCGAACGCGCGCGCCGCATTGCCTTTGCCGTCTCGCAAACCGCCAATACCGACCCCGATACCGTGCGCCGCATCGGCATTGCCATTCTCGGCCAGATCGACGCGCAGCCGCAAAAGGCCTTTGACCGTGGCCCGGTCGAACGTGTGGGGGCGATCCTCAATGTCTCTCCCGCCCAGGTGCGCGAAGATGTGCTGAAGGGTCTGGAAGACGCGGATGCCGGTTTTGCCGAAGAGGTGCGCCGCGCCATCTTCACCTTCGCGCATTTCCCCGTTCGGGTCACTGGTCGCGACATTCCGAAAGTCGTGCGGCTGGTCGATCAGGCCACGCTGGTCACCGCTATCGCCTATAGCAAAGGCAAACCGCCGCTGGAGGCTGCCGGCGAATTCATCCTCGCCTGTATCTCGCAGCGCATGGCGCAAAACATCCGTGACGAGGTCGAACAGGCGCCGAAGATCAAGGACAAGGACGGTGAGACCGCGATGGGCGCAATCGTCGCCGCCGCCCGCAGCCTGGAGGCCCAGGGCGAGCTGATCATGATGTTGCCCGAAGAGGAGGAATGA
- the purB gene encoding adenylosuccinate lyase: MIPRYSRPEMVAIWSPETKFRIWYEIEAHACDAQADLGVIPRENANAVWKAKDVAFDVARIDEIEAVTKHDVIAFLTHLAEIIGADEARFVHQGMTSSDVLDTTLNIQLVRASDILIAGVERVLAALKTRAFEHKDTVRIGRSHGIHAEPTTMGLTFARFYAEMDRNLRRLKAAKDEIRTGAISGAVGTFANIDPRVEEYVCEKLGLEPEPVSTQVIPRDRHAMYFAVLGVIASSIENIAIEIRHMQRTEVLEAEEFFSPGQKGSSAMPHKRNPVLTENLTGLARLVRMSVVPAMENVALWHERDISHSSVERAIGPDSTVTLDFALNRLAGVIEKLVIYPENMLKNMNKFKGLVMSQRVLLALTQAGVSREDSYRLVQRNAMKVWEQGADFKTELLGDEEVTKALSPAEIEEKFDLGYHTKHVDTIFARVFGK, encoded by the coding sequence ATGATCCCGCGTTATTCCCGCCCCGAAATGGTCGCCATCTGGTCGCCCGAGACCAAATTCCGCATCTGGTACGAGATCGAGGCCCATGCCTGCGACGCCCAGGCCGATCTCGGCGTGATCCCGCGCGAGAATGCGAACGCCGTCTGGAAGGCAAAGGATGTGGCCTTTGACGTGGCCCGGATCGACGAGATCGAAGCCGTCACCAAACATGACGTGATCGCCTTCCTCACCCATCTGGCCGAGATCATCGGCGCAGATGAGGCGCGCTTTGTTCATCAGGGCATGACCTCTTCCGACGTGCTCGACACCACGCTGAACATCCAGCTGGTGCGCGCCTCCGACATCCTGATCGCGGGCGTCGAACGGGTTCTGGCCGCGCTGAAAACCCGCGCCTTTGAACACAAGGACACCGTCCGCATCGGCCGCAGCCATGGCATCCATGCCGAACCGACCACGATGGGCCTGACCTTCGCACGGTTTTACGCCGAGATGGACCGCAACCTGCGCCGTCTGAAAGCCGCGAAAGACGAGATCCGCACCGGTGCGATTTCGGGTGCAGTCGGCACATTCGCCAATATCGACCCGCGCGTCGAGGAATATGTCTGCGAGAAGCTCGGGCTGGAGCCGGAGCCGGTCTCGACGCAGGTGATCCCGCGCGACCGCCATGCGATGTATTTCGCGGTGCTGGGTGTGATCGCCTCGTCGATTGAAAACATCGCCATCGAGATCCGCCATATGCAGCGGACCGAAGTGCTCGAGGCGGAAGAGTTTTTCTCGCCCGGGCAGAAAGGTTCCTCGGCGATGCCGCATAAGAGGAACCCGGTCCTGACCGAAAACCTCACCGGTCTTGCCCGGCTTGTGCGCATGTCGGTGGTGCCGGCGATGGAAAACGTGGCGCTCTGGCATGAGCGCGATATCTCGCACAGCTCGGTCGAGCGCGCGATCGGGCCTGACAGCACCGTGACGCTGGATTTCGCACTGAACCGGCTGGCCGGTGTGATCGAAAAACTGGTGATCTACCCGGAAAACATGCTGAAAAACATGAACAAGTTCAAAGGGCTTGTGATGTCGCAGCGGGTGCTTCTGGCACTGACCCAGGCCGGTGTGTCGCGCGAAGACAGCTACCGTCTGGTGCAGCGCAACGCGATGAAGGTCTGGGAACAGGGCGCGGATTTCAAGACCGAGCTGCTTGGCGATGAAGAGGTGACCAAAGCGCTCTCCCCCGCCGAGATCGAGGAGAAATTCGACCTTGGCTACCACACCAAACATGTCGATACGATTTTTGCCCGCGTTTTCGGCAAATAA